Proteins encoded by one window of Podarcis muralis chromosome 11, rPodMur119.hap1.1, whole genome shotgun sequence:
- the LOC114606273 gene encoding uncharacterized protein LOC114606273, with protein MFRTSLMKEKPRVLRFPTRVPHHCSLKWQPMGSRIPPSLPPSLFQGKEGPRGSPWAEPASQRRLGAGFSSGPAARTLLAMSLRREEAAFEPLRCPGSDGEEELAISGGRPLLRGQEASGGGGGAAGAPAKPPYSYIALIAMAIAQSPRQKLSLSGICAFIRGCFPYYGERFPAWQNSIRHNLSLHDCFVKVPREPGRAGQGSDWSLHPAAQGMFRHGSFLRRRRRFRRPPLPSPAAPGAGTPLLLLPPPPPPGSALPGGERPPGAEGGLGRGPRSCSFSIESILRGPSPIPTPGRAARIAAEGCERC; from the coding sequence ATGTTCAGAACCTCACTAATGAAAGAAAAACCGCGTGTGCTTCGATTTCCAACTCGTGTTCCCCACCATTGCTCACTCAAGTGGCAGCCAATGGGCAGCaggatccctccctccctccctccctccctcttccagggTAAGGAAGGTCCCCGCGGGTCTCCCTGGGCAGAGCCAGCGAGCCAGAGGCGGCTTGGGGCCGGTTTCTCCTCGGGGCCGGCTGCGCGGACTTTGCTCGCGATGAGTCTCCGTCGTGAGGAGGCAGCTTTCGAGCCGCTCCGCTGCCCGGGCTCCGATGGGGAAGAAGAGCTCGCCATCTCGGGCGGCCGGCCGTTGCTCCGCGGGCAGGAGGCGTCCGGCGGGGGCGGGGGCGCGGCGGGGGCGCCGGCCAAGCCGCCCTACTCCTACATCGCGCTGATCGCCATGGCCATCGCGCAGAGTCCGCGGCAGAAGCTGTCTCTGAGCGGGATCTGCGCCTTCATCCGCGGCTGCTTCCCCTACTACGGCGAGCGCTTCCCCGCCTGGCAGAACTCCATCCGCCACAACCTGTCGCTCCACGACTGCTTCGTCAAGGTGCCCCGCGAGCCCGGCCGCGCCGGCCAAGGCAGCGACTGGAGCCTGCACCCGGCCGCGCAGGGCATGTTCCGCCACGGCAGCTTCCTCCGCCGCAGGAGGCGCTTCAGGCGGCCCCCGCTGCCTTCCCCGGCCGCCCCCGGCGCCGGGaccccgctcctcctcctcccgccgccgccgccgcccggctccGCGCTGCCCGGCGGGGAGCGGCCCCCGGGGGCGGAGGGGGGCCTTGGCCGCGGCCCCCGCAGCTGCTCCTTCAGCATCGAGAGCATCCTGAGGGGCCCCTCGCCGATCCCCACCCCAGGAAGGGCAGCCCGGATCGCCGCTGAAGGATGCGAGCGGTGCTAG